One Micromonospora eburnea genomic region harbors:
- a CDS encoding Fur family transcriptional regulator translates to MLRGAALRVTRPRVAVLNAVHAHPHADTDSIIGAVRRDLPAVSRQAVYDVLRVLTGAGLLRRIEPPGFVARYESRVGDNHHHVVCRSCGLIADVNCAIGEAPCLTASDDHGFSIDEAEVVYWGMCPACCATANS, encoded by the coding sequence ATGCTGCGCGGGGCCGCGTTGCGCGTGACCCGACCCCGGGTAGCGGTGCTGAACGCGGTGCACGCGCATCCGCACGCCGACACCGACTCGATCATCGGCGCCGTGCGCAGAGACCTTCCCGCGGTCTCCCGCCAGGCGGTGTACGACGTCCTGCGGGTGCTGACCGGCGCGGGTCTGCTGCGGCGCATCGAGCCACCTGGTTTCGTGGCGCGCTACGAATCGCGGGTCGGGGACAACCACCACCACGTCGTGTGCCGGTCGTGCGGCCTCATCGCCGACGTCAACTGCGCCATCGGTGAGGCGCCCTGCCTGACCGCGTCCGACGACCACGGCTTCTCCATCGACGAGGCCGAGGTCGTCTACTGGGGCATGTGCCCCGCTTGTTGCGCCACAGCCAATTCCTGA
- a CDS encoding cellulose binding domain-containing protein has protein sequence MRFHFGATAGLAVLCGAVTALAALTVPAQAAPGAGVDPRPAAVAAPYPQAPDRAHRTSGGTDQTPQPMPGWDGWSHPSFGFSIKPGVTGAMGKYYVNPPGIVTPDFVYAPTLYPGSHSCIELYNNYHDGLELWVWDSCDVNPGLHKLATIDSTFQSKYMTNSEYRFRLVKTNAATNEWAASLYNVGTSAWDTVYTTHGLREGDQDGWAIFELYTNYNPTTTVGDYCTKTRGYVWRTSEIQVQINGSWVNLGSSNSNPMDPASIDEYGCPPLTTVRDSANQYTVTNPTLSCQVTYSASSWPNGFTANVTIKNTGTTPINKWALNWDFAGDQTITNTWNGVTTQTGQHVAVNNDASTATISPGSTVNFGFQASYTGTNTDPTAFTLTNGSPCNG, from the coding sequence TTGAGGTTCCACTTTGGGGCGACGGCGGGTCTGGCCGTCCTGTGCGGCGCGGTGACCGCGCTCGCCGCTCTCACCGTCCCGGCCCAGGCCGCGCCGGGGGCCGGTGTCGACCCGCGACCGGCGGCCGTGGCGGCGCCGTATCCGCAGGCGCCGGACCGGGCGCACCGGACATCCGGCGGCACGGACCAGACTCCGCAGCCGATGCCGGGCTGGGACGGTTGGAGCCACCCATCGTTCGGCTTCTCCATCAAACCGGGCGTGACCGGGGCGATGGGCAAGTACTACGTCAACCCGCCCGGCATCGTCACACCCGACTTCGTCTACGCGCCGACGCTCTACCCGGGGAGCCACTCCTGCATCGAGTTGTACAACAACTACCACGACGGGCTGGAACTGTGGGTCTGGGATTCGTGTGACGTCAACCCGGGCCTGCACAAGTTGGCCACGATCGACAGCACCTTCCAGTCGAAGTACATGACCAACTCGGAGTACCGCTTCCGGCTCGTCAAGACCAACGCGGCGACCAACGAGTGGGCGGCGTCGCTCTACAACGTCGGCACCTCGGCCTGGGACACCGTCTACACCACCCACGGCCTCCGCGAGGGCGATCAGGACGGCTGGGCGATCTTCGAGCTGTACACGAACTACAACCCGACCACGACGGTCGGCGACTACTGCACCAAGACCCGCGGGTACGTCTGGCGGACGAGCGAGATCCAGGTGCAGATCAACGGCTCGTGGGTGAACCTCGGCTCGTCGAACTCCAACCCGATGGACCCGGCCTCCATCGACGAGTACGGGTGCCCGCCGCTCACCACCGTCCGTGACTCGGCCAACCAGTACACGGTGACCAACCCGACGCTCTCCTGTCAGGTCACCTACTCCGCCAGCAGTTGGCCCAACGGCTTCACCGCGAACGTCACGATCAAGAACACGGGTACGACGCCCATCAACAAGTGGGCCCTCAACTGGGACTTCGCGGGCGACCAGACGATCACCAACACCTGGAACGGGGTGACGACCCAGACCGGACAGCACGTGGCCGTCAACAACGACGCCTCCACCGCGACCATCTCGCCGGGCTCGACGGTGAACTTCGGCTTCCAGGCCAGCTACACCGGCACGAACACCGACCCGACCGCGTTCACGCTCACCAACGGGTCCCCCTGCAACGGCTGA
- the katG gene encoding catalase/peroxidase HPI translates to MSENHDAVVHDATAGSESRCPVAHGRAPHPTQGGGNRGWWPNQLNLKILAKNPVVANPLGERFNYAEAFKSLDLAAVKQDIAEVLTTSQDWWPADFGNYGPLMIRMAWHSAGTYRISDGRGGAGAGQQRFAPLNSWPDNGNLDKARRLLWPVKKKYGQKISWADLMILAGNVALESMGFKTFGFAGGREDVWEPDEDVYWGPETTWLGDQRYTGDRDLENPLAAVQMGLIYVNPEGPNGTPDPLASARDIRETFRRMAMNDEETVALIAGGHTFGKTHGAGPADHVGPEPEGAPLEEQGLGWKSTFGSGKGADTITSGLEVTWTYHPTRWDNEFFHILFAYEWELMQSPAGAHQWRPKHGAGADMVPEAHDPSKRREPRMLTSDIALRVDPIYEQISRRFRDNPDQFADAFARAWFKLTHRDMGPVARYLGPEVPAETLLWQDPLPPVTHRLIDAEDVATLKGQILASGLTVSDLVSTAWASASTFRGSDKRGGANGARIRLAPQNGWEVNQPDELARVLHTLEEIQKAFNAEQTGGKQVSLADLIVLGGSAAVEQAAKNAGHTVEVPFTPGRVDASPEQTDVESFAALEPTADGFRNYLGKGHRLPAEFLLVDRANLLTLSAPEMTVLVGGLRVLGANHQRSSLGVFTAAPETLTNDFFVNLLDLGTTWTATAEDANTFDGRDSATGEVKWTGSRVDLVFGSNSELRALAEVYASDDAREKFVRDFVDAWVKVMNLDRFDLA, encoded by the coding sequence ATGTCCGAGAACCACGACGCCGTTGTCCACGACGCGACCGCCGGTAGCGAGTCCCGCTGCCCGGTCGCGCACGGGCGCGCCCCGCACCCGACCCAGGGCGGCGGCAACCGCGGCTGGTGGCCGAACCAGCTCAACCTGAAGATCCTCGCCAAGAACCCCGTCGTGGCCAACCCGCTCGGTGAGCGGTTCAACTACGCCGAGGCGTTCAAGAGCCTCGACCTGGCTGCGGTGAAGCAGGACATCGCGGAGGTCCTGACGACCTCGCAGGACTGGTGGCCGGCCGACTTCGGCAACTACGGTCCGCTCATGATCCGGATGGCTTGGCACAGCGCGGGCACCTACCGGATCAGCGACGGTCGCGGCGGCGCCGGGGCCGGTCAGCAGCGCTTCGCGCCGCTCAACAGCTGGCCGGACAACGGGAACCTCGACAAGGCGCGCCGTCTGCTGTGGCCGGTGAAGAAGAAGTACGGCCAGAAGATCTCCTGGGCCGACCTCATGATTCTCGCCGGCAACGTGGCCCTGGAGTCGATGGGCTTCAAGACCTTCGGCTTCGCCGGTGGCCGCGAGGACGTCTGGGAGCCCGACGAGGACGTCTACTGGGGCCCGGAGACCACCTGGCTCGGTGACCAGCGCTACACCGGCGACCGGGATCTGGAGAACCCGCTCGCCGCGGTGCAGATGGGTCTCATCTATGTGAACCCGGAGGGCCCCAACGGCACCCCGGACCCGCTGGCCTCCGCTCGGGACATCCGCGAGACGTTCCGCCGGATGGCGATGAACGACGAGGAGACCGTGGCGCTCATCGCCGGCGGCCACACCTTCGGCAAGACCCACGGCGCCGGCCCGGCCGACCACGTCGGCCCCGAGCCCGAGGGCGCCCCGTTGGAGGAGCAGGGCCTGGGCTGGAAGAGCACCTTCGGCAGCGGCAAGGGTGCCGACACCATCACCAGCGGCCTGGAGGTCACCTGGACGTACCACCCGACCCGCTGGGACAACGAGTTCTTCCACATCCTCTTTGCGTACGAGTGGGAGTTGATGCAGTCGCCGGCCGGCGCGCACCAGTGGCGGCCCAAGCACGGCGCGGGCGCCGACATGGTGCCCGAGGCGCACGACCCGTCGAAGCGCCGCGAACCGCGGATGCTGACGAGTGACATCGCACTGCGGGTCGACCCAATCTACGAGCAGATCTCGCGGCGCTTCCGGGACAACCCGGACCAGTTCGCCGACGCCTTCGCCCGCGCGTGGTTCAAGCTGACCCACCGCGACATGGGCCCGGTCGCCCGCTACCTCGGCCCGGAGGTCCCGGCCGAGACCCTGCTCTGGCAGGACCCGCTGCCGCCGGTGACGCACCGGCTCATCGACGCCGAGGACGTGGCCACCCTCAAGGGCCAGATCCTCGCCTCGGGCCTGACCGTTTCCGACCTGGTCTCCACCGCGTGGGCGTCGGCCTCGACGTTCCGCGGCAGCGACAAGCGCGGCGGTGCCAACGGGGCACGCATCCGCCTCGCCCCGCAGAACGGGTGGGAGGTCAACCAGCCCGACGAGTTGGCCCGGGTGCTGCACACCCTGGAGGAGATCCAGAAGGCCTTCAACGCCGAGCAGACCGGCGGCAAGCAGGTCTCGCTCGCGGACCTGATCGTGCTCGGCGGCTCCGCGGCCGTGGAGCAGGCCGCCAAGAACGCCGGCCACACCGTCGAGGTCCCGTTCACCCCCGGACGGGTGGACGCGTCGCCGGAGCAGACCGACGTGGAGTCCTTCGCCGCGCTCGAGCCGACCGCGGACGGCTTCCGCAACTACCTCGGCAAGGGCCACCGGCTGCCGGCCGAGTTCCTCCTGGTGGACCGGGCGAACCTGCTGACCCTGAGCGCGCCGGAGATGACGGTCCTCGTCGGCGGTCTGCGCGTCCTGGGTGCGAACCACCAGCGGTCGTCGCTGGGTGTCTTCACCGCGGCTCCCGAAACGCTGACCAACGACTTCTTCGTCAACCTGCTCGACCTGGGCACGACGTGGACGGCGACGGCCGAGGACGCGAACACCTTCGACGGGCGTGACTCCGCCACCGGCGAGGTCAAGTGGACCGGCAGCCGCGTTGACCTCGTCTTCGGTTCGAACTCCGAACTGCGCGCGCTCGCGGAGGTCTACGCGAGCGACGACGCGCGGGAGAAGTTCGTGCGGGACTTCGTCGACGCGTGGGTCAAGGTGATGAACCTCGACCGGTTCGACCTCGCGTGA
- a CDS encoding serine hydrolase, translating into MASKVNRRTALGLGTVATAGAVLGMPGPAMGAPGNATGDGSRTTTGGSPASRVAEAYQREKTRAGGNWYAYLSVAGAGGTPQVAAQERADTVVEAYSVNKIAVAVAVLDKVDRGLLTLDQRVEVTAAIVVPGGDGIFGLDNAYPSSVTLGHALAALLTVSDDTAVRLCGLVCPAAELNEILVAKGFPNTQVEPVANPNRFFLGTSTARETHNLLQALVVGTLLSPASTAFLINLLRSPIAFTDGIRRTMSSDERARVATKAGWFADARHEAGIIFDPAGAPVLTYVLFADGQAGADNFGATHPAVQARAAMGPKFLTAVSGLTNSAAPARRPRTYRPTNGG; encoded by the coding sequence GTGGCGAGCAAGGTGAATCGTCGGACCGCACTGGGTCTCGGCACGGTGGCCACCGCCGGTGCCGTACTTGGGATGCCGGGTCCGGCCATGGGGGCACCGGGCAACGCGACCGGCGACGGTTCGCGCACCACGACAGGCGGCTCCCCGGCAAGCCGCGTCGCCGAGGCGTACCAGCGGGAGAAGACCCGGGCCGGCGGAAACTGGTACGCGTACCTGAGCGTCGCGGGCGCCGGCGGGACGCCACAGGTGGCCGCGCAGGAGCGGGCCGACACGGTGGTCGAGGCCTACAGCGTCAACAAGATCGCGGTGGCCGTCGCGGTGCTGGACAAGGTCGATCGGGGCCTGCTGACGCTCGACCAGCGGGTGGAGGTGACCGCGGCGATCGTGGTGCCCGGCGGTGACGGCATCTTCGGCCTCGACAACGCCTACCCGAGTTCGGTGACGCTGGGGCATGCGCTCGCCGCGTTGCTTACCGTCTCGGACGACACGGCCGTCCGGCTCTGTGGGCTGGTCTGCCCCGCCGCCGAGCTCAACGAGATCCTGGTTGCCAAGGGCTTCCCCAACACCCAGGTGGAACCGGTCGCCAACCCGAACCGGTTCTTCCTCGGCACCAGCACCGCCCGGGAGACCCACAACCTGTTGCAGGCGCTGGTCGTCGGCACCCTGCTCTCGCCCGCCTCGACGGCCTTCCTGATCAACCTGCTGCGTTCCCCGATCGCCTTCACCGACGGGATCCGCCGCACCATGTCGTCCGACGAGCGGGCCCGGGTCGCCACCAAGGCGGGCTGGTTCGCCGACGCCCGCCACGAGGCCGGGATCATCTTCGACCCGGCCGGCGCGCCGGTGCTGACGTACGTTCTGTTCGCCGACGGGCAGGCCGGGGCCGACAACTTCGGCGCCACGCACCCGGCGGTGCAGGCCCGGGCCGCGATGGGTCCGAAGTTCCTGACGGCGGTGAGCGGGCTGACCAATTCCGCCGCGCCGGCCCGCCGGCCGCGCACCTACCGGCCGACCAACGGCGGCTGA